In Channa argus isolate prfri chromosome 23, Channa argus male v1.0, whole genome shotgun sequence, the following are encoded in one genomic region:
- the isg20 gene encoding apoptosis-enhancing nuclease produces the protein MMAEASKRNKASMWGLLNYRYLCQKALMIRAMEHSRASKKCQQKMIFANTKRKKTDVHNEPVNTNKVVKKTKLTDTTQERQSMLSTDASKPELSVLTYKAPDHHSLVTALKDSWEVDSGFSSEASPPASGRSSPCLSSCPTTVVALDCEMVGTGPGGSCSELARCSILDYHGNILYDKYVRPCQPVTDYRTRWSGIRRHHLHNAMPFADAREEILTILKGKVVVGHSIYNDFEVLDMTHPCHMVRDTCTTRLLSRLAGFPRERFASLKILANKLLNRKIQVGKRGHCSVEDAQAALDLYKLVEGEWEQELQNKLRDDDAPHEPSFASSNHYMQDEYWPDDVTADSQ, from the exons ATGATGGCAGAGGCGTCAAAAAGGAATAAAGCTTCTATGTGGGGACTTCTTAACTATCGCTATTTGTGCCAAAAAGCACTGATGATTCGTGCCATGGAGCATTCAAGAGCTAGCAAGAAGTGCCAGCAGAAGATGATCTTCGCTAACAcgaagaggaaaaaaacagatgtcCACAATGAACCAGtgaatacaaataaagttgtcaaaaaaacaaaattgacagACACAACCCAGGAAAGACAAAGCATGCTGAGCACCGATGCATCTAAACCTGAGCTCTCTGTACTTACCTACAAAGCCCCTGACCACCACAGTTTAGTCACAGCCCTTAAGGACAGTTGGGAGGTGGATAGTGGTTTCTCCTCTGAAGCCAGTCCTCCAGCTAGTGGGCGAAGTTCGCCGTGTCTCAGCTCGTGCCCAACCACTGTGGTGGCATTGGACTGTGAGATGGTGGGGACGGGGCCTGGGGGGAGCTGCAGCGAGCTGGCCCGCTGCAGCATCCTCGACTATCATGGTAACATTCTGTATGATAAGTACGTCCGACCATGTCAGCCGGTCACAGACTACAGGACCCGATGGAGTGGCATCCGACGGCATCACCTGCACAACGCCATGCCCTTCGCTGATGCCAGGGAGGAG ATCCTCACAATACTTAAGGGCAAAGTGGTGGTGGGTCACTCCATCTACAATGACTTTGAAGTGCTGGACATGACTCATCCATGTCACATGGTCAGGGACACATGTACGACACGTCTCCTCAGCCGGTTGGCCGGTTTTCCCAGAGAACGCTTCGCCTCACTCAAAATCTTGGCCAATAAGCTGCTGAACAGGAAGATACAG GTCGGGAAGAGAGGTCACTGTTCGGTGGAGGATGCCCAGGCTGCCCTTGACCTCTACAAGCTGGTGGAGGGTGAGTGGGAGCAGGAGCTTCAGAACAAGCTGAGGGACGACGATGCTCCACATGAGCCCAGTTTCGCCTCCTCAAACCACTACATGCAGGATGAGTACTGGCCAGATGACGTCACAGCTGACAGCCAGTGA
- the pdia3 gene encoding protein disulfide-isomerase A3, translating into MLRLVFLVALAGFARASDVLEFTDDDFESRIGDHSLILVEFFAPWCGHCKRLAPEYESAATRLKGIVPLAKVDCTANSNVCSKYGVSGYPTLKIFRDGEESGPYDGPRTADGIASFLKKQAGPASVELKAEADLEKFIADPDASVIGFFADDKSTAQAEFLKAASALRDNYRFAHTNSEALLQSQGIDEEGVVLFRPPRLGNKFEDGSVKFTEDKFTNSKIKKFIQDNIFGICPHMTEDNKDQLRGKDLLVAYYDVDYDKNPKGSNYWRNRVMKVAKSFLDQGKKLNFAVANKNSFSHDVSEYGLDGSSGELPLVAIRTAKGDKYVMTEEFSRDGKALERFLQDYFDGKLKRYLKSEPIPENNDGPVKVLVAENFDSIVNDDSKDVLIEFYAPWCGHCKNLEPKYNELGEKLANDPNVVIAKMDATANDVPSPYEVSGFPTIYFSPAGRKTSPKKYEGGREVSDFISYLKREASNPLVMQEEPKKKKKKDDDKSEL; encoded by the exons ATGTTGAGGCTGGTCTTTTTAGTCGCACTTGCCGGGTTCGCCCGCGCCAGTGATGTGCTGGAGTTCACGGATGATGATTTCGAAAGCAGGATCGGAGACCACAGCCTCATTCTCGTGGAATTCTTTGCCCCTTG GTGTGGTCATTGTAAACGGCTTGCACCTGAATACGAGTCAGCCGCCACACGTCTAAAAGGCATCGTCCCGCTGGCCAAG GTTGACTGCACTGCTAACAGCAACGTTTGCAGCAAATATGGTGTCAGTGGCTACCCCACTCTTAAAATCTTTAGGGATGGAGAAGAATCTGGTCCCTATGATGGCCCCAGAACTGcag ATGGCATTGCAAGCTTCCTGAAGAAGCAGGCTGGCCCAGCTTCTGTGGAGCTGAAGGCTGAGGCAGACTTGGAAAAGTTTATTGCAGACCCAGATGCAAGTGTTATTG ggtTCTTTGCTGATGATAAGAGCACAGCACAGGCAGAGTTCCTCAAGGCAGCCAGCGCCTTGAGAGACAACTATCGCTTTGCCCACACCAACTCTGAAGCTCTCCTCCAGAGCCAAGGCATTGATGAAGA GGGAGTGGTCTTGTTCCGCCCGCCACGTCTAGGGAACAAGTTTGAAGATGGCTCCGTTAAATTCACAGAGGACAAATTTACCAACAGCAAAATCAAGAAGTTCATCCAGGACAACAT CTTTGGAATCTGCCCCCACATGACAGAAGACAACAAAGACCAGCTGAGGGGAAAAGATCTGCTGGTGGCTTATTATGATGTTGACTACGACAAAAACCCCAAAGGCTCCAACTACTGGAGAAACAG GGTGATGAAGGTGGCAAAGAGCTTCCTGGATCAGGGCAAGAAGCTGAACTTTGCCGTTGCCAACAAGAATTCCTTCAGCCATGATGTGTCAGAGTATGGCCTAGATGGCAGCTCAGGAGAACTGCCCCTTGTGGCCATCCGCACCGCTAAGGGAGATAAATATGTCATGACTGAGGAGTTCTC TCGTGACGGAAAAGCTCTGGAGCGTTTCCTGCAGGACTACTTCGACGGAAAGCTAAAGCGCTACCTCAAATCTGAGCCTATCCCTGAAAACAATGATGGTCCTGTGAAG GTCCTTGTGGCCGAGAACTTCGATTCCATTGTCAACGATGACAGCAAAGATGTGCTGATTGAGTTTTATGCTCCATGGTGTGGACACTGCAAGAACCTGGAGCCAAAATACAATGAGCTGGGAGAGAAG CTGGCCAATGACCCTAACGTCGTCATTGCCAAGATGGATGCCACAGCTAACGATGTGCCATCTCCATACGAAGTCAGCGG TTTCCCGACAATCTACTTTTCCCCAGCTGGACGTAAGACAAGCCCAAAGAAATATGAG GGAGGTCGCGAGGTGAGCGACTTCATTTCCTACCTGAAGAGGGAGGCGTCTAACCCCTTGGTGATGCAGGAGGAgcccaagaagaagaagaagaaggatgaCGACAAGTCAGAGCTATAA
- the LOC137108537 gene encoding creatine kinase U-type, mitochondrial-like: MASNFSRVLSSRRNIGILSLVGGSVAAGFLLHREHVSAGVPVRRRYPASAEFPDLRKHNNCMASNLTPAIYAKLCDKATPNGFTVDQAIQTGVDNPGHPFIKTVGMVAGDEESYEVFADLLDPVIKERHNGYDPRTMKHPTDLDSSKIQSGQFDERYVLSSRVRTGRSIRGLSLPPACTRAERREVERVVVDALAGLKGDLAGKYYSLTQMTEQEQQQLIDDHFLFDKPVSPLLTCAGMARDWPDARGIWHNNDKTFLIWINEEDHTRVISMEKGGNMKRVFERFCRGLKEVEHLIQERGWEFMWNERLGYILTCPSNLGTGLRAGVHVKLPLLSKDTRLSKILENLRLQKRGTGGVDTAAVGGVFDISNLDRLGQSEVQLVQTVIDGVNYLIECEKRLERGQDIKVPPPLRQIK; this comes from the exons ATGGCCAGCAACTTCtccagagtcctgtcctccagACGGAACATCGGAATCCTGTCGTTGGTCGGCGGTTCGGTCGCGGCTGGATTTCTGCTCCACCGGGAACACGTCAGCGCCGGGGTGCCGGTGCGCAGGCGGTACCCAGCAAG tgCGGAGTTCCCTGACCTACGCAAGCACAACAACTGCATGGCCAGTAACCTGACACCTGCCATTTATGCAAAGCTGTGTGATAAGGCCACTCCCAACGGTTTCACCGTGGACCAGGCCATCCAGACAGGTGTGGACAACCCCGGGCACCCCTTCATCAAGACTGTCGGCATGGTGGCAGGAGATGAGGAGTCTTACGAG GTGTTTGCGGACCTGCTAGACCCTGTCATTAAAGAGAGGCACAACGGCTATGACCCCCGCACAATGAAGCACCCCACTGACCTGGACTCCAGTAAG ATCCAGTCGGGCCAATTTGACGAGCGCTACGTGCTGTCGTCCAGGGTAAGGACAGGCCGCAGCATCCGGGGGCTGAGCCTGCCCCCAGCCTGCACCCGGGCAGAACGCAGGGAGGTAGAGAGGGTGGTGGTGGACGCCCTCGCTGGCCTGAAGGGTGACCTGGCCGGGAAGTACTACAGTCTCACCCAGATGACAgaacaggagcagcagcagcttatTGAT GACCACTTCCTCTTTGACAAGCCCGTGTCACCTCTCCTGACGTGCGCAGGCATGGCTCGCGATTGGCCAGACGCACGCGGAATTTG GCACAACAATGACAAGACGTTCCTGATCTGGATCAATGAGGAGGATCACACCAGGGTCATCTCCATGGAGAAGGGAGGCAACATGAAGAGAGTCTTTGAGAGGTTCTGCAGAGGCCTCAAGGAG GTCGAGCATCTGATTCAGGAGAGAGGCTGGGAGTTCATGTGGAACGAGAGGCTTGGTTACATCCTCACCTGCCCCTCCAACCTGGGCACAGGGCTCAGGGCCGGGGTCCACGTCAAACTGCCTCTGCTGAGCAAG GATACCCGCCTCAGTAAGATCCTGGAAAACCTGCGTCTTCAGAAACGAGGCACTGGCGGTGTGGATACTGCTGCTGTGGGTGGGGTGTTTGACATCTCCAACCTGGACCGGCTGGGACAGTCTGAG GTCCAGCTGGTTCAGACAGTAATTGATGGTGTCAACTACCTGATCGAGTGCGAGAAGAGACTGGAGAGAGGCCAGGACATCAAGGTGCCTCCACCCCTCAGGCAGATCAAGTAG